In Elaeis guineensis isolate ETL-2024a chromosome 1, EG11, whole genome shotgun sequence, a genomic segment contains:
- the LOC105039840 gene encoding DNA mismatch repair protein PMS1 isoform X2, with protein sequence MRSVFDLHLSMQSEMGGEGDSPVIKAINKAVVHRISSGQVILDLSSAVKELVENSLDAGATSIEISLKEYGEEHFKVIDNGCGISPSNFQALALKHHTSKIADFSDLHTLTTFGFRGEALSSLCALGKLTVETRTKNEFVGTHLTFDHSGLVTNERKTARQVGTTVTVEKLFSTLPVRSKEFSRNIRREYGKLVSLLNAYAIIARGIRLLCTNSTSRSSKTVVLKTQGSSSIKDNIITVFGLNTFQCLEPLSLCISEGCTIEGFLSKPGCGSGRNLGDRQYFYVNGRPVDMPKVSKLVNELYRLSNAKQYPIAILNFIIPTTSYDVNVTPDKRKMFFSDEDSLLRSLRAAIEKIYSPHQCSYSTNKIKEPEKEADIIDSYVFHNDEEPLATPESSKGGGLVEIASCEELVVDDYTQKTPLVQSQDFHEKLGTVQGGRNSQPKEFTLNACEINKSDSLSAYQYKQSSSSAKSTAKIDGKSANHPRIMKSDKISHSNLVQSSLTSFVALSKRKHENRCSVLSEMPVLRNENISCQVRKISSEMHASVSRSHMCNVQGDNSPEASTETLEEYHVSANISSREEISLSGKYDMCDGGSSGNSGLQDNPLLAWANSEYSPDKDLEIKSAKLSGDPSELESQYNINDTLKPCSLMTTSSYLQFNISDLRRRRQQRLSRLCSNNSSDDGKRIARCYTAATLANSQPENDEGKACSLAAAIVELERFFRKEDFGRMEVVGQFNLGFIIGKLDDDLFIVDQHAADEKCNFEQLSQSTTLNLQPLLQPMRLELSPEEEVVASMHMEVIRGNGFVLMEDAHAPPGHRFLLKAVPFSKNITFGAEDVKDLICTLADSQEDCSIIGSYKMDTSDSICPSRVRAMLASRACRTSVMIGDPLTRKEMQRILHNLADLKSPWNCPHGRPTMRHLADLISIHNARLKAD encoded by the exons ATGCGTTCGGTTTTTGATCTCCAT TTGAGCATGCAAAGTGAGATGGGAGGAGAAGGTGATTCTCCAGTTATTAAGGCCATCAATAAGGCAGTGGTTCACAGGATTTCTTCGGGTCAAGTGATTTTGGATCTTTCATCTGCGGTCAAGGAGTTGGTGGAGAACAGTTTGGATGCCGGTGCGACCAGCATTGAGATAAGTCTCAAGGAATACGGTGAAGAACATTTCAAAGTTATAGATAATGGCTGCGGCATCTCACCCAGTAATTTTCAG GCCCTTGCTCTTAAGCATCATACATCCAAAATAGCAGATTTTTCTGATCTTCACACTTTGACAACATTTGGCTTCAGAGGAGAGGCACTAAGTTCCCTTTGTGCATTGGGGAAGTTGACTGTGGAAACAAGAACAAAAAATGAGTTTGTTGGCACACATTTGACATTTGATCATTCAGGTTTAGTAACAAATGAAAGGAAAACTGCACGCCAAGTTGGCACCACTGTGACTGTTGAGAAATTATTCTCCACTTTGCCTGTGCGAAGTAAGGAATTTAGTCGCAACATTCGGCGAGAATATGGAAAGCTTGTTTCTTTACTAAAT GCGTATGCTATAATTGCAAGAGGAATCCGATTACTTTGCACGAACTCAACTAGCAGAAGTTCAAAAACTGTGGTGCTTAAAACTCAAGGAAGCAGTTCAATAAAAGATAATATCATAACTGTCTTTGGTTTAAACACCTTCCAGTGCTTAGAGCCTTTGAGTTTATGCATATCTGAAGGCTGCACCATCGAGGGCTTTCTTTCCAAGCCAGGATGTGGCAGTGGTCGTAATTTGGGAGACAGGCAGTATTTTTATGTAAATGGGAGACCTGTTGATATGCCAAAGGTCAGCAAACTTGTAAATGAATTATATAGACTCTCAAATGCCAAGCAATATCCCATTGCAATCTTGAATTTTATTATACCAACTACGTCTTATGATGTTAATGTAACTCCTGATAAGAGGAAAATGTTTTTTTCTGATGAGGACTCCCTTTTACGTTCTTTACGAGCAGCTATAGAAAAGATATATTCTCCTCATCAGTGCAGTTATTCTACCAACAAGATTAAGGAGCCTGAGAAAGAGGCAGATATCATTGACTCATATGTTTTTCATAATGATGAGGAGCCCTTGGCAACACCTGAATCTTCTAAAGGTGGTGGGCTTGTGGAAATCGCGTCTTGTGAGGAATTGGTTGTGGATGATTATACACAAAAGACACCGCTAGTGCAGAGTCAGGACTTCCATGAGAAATTGGGAACTGTTCAAGGTGGCAGAAACTCTCAACCAAAGGAATTTACTCTTAATGCCTGTGAGATCAACAAATCTGATAGTCTTTCTGCCTACCAGTATAAGCAGTCTAGTAGCTCTGCCAAATCAACTGCAAAAATTGATGGAAAGAGTGCAAATCACCCAAGAATAATGAAGAGCGACAAAATTTCTCATTCAAATCTTGTACAATCTTCTCTTACAAGCTTTGTGGCTCTAAGTAAGAGGAAGCATGAAAATAGATGCAGTGTGTTGTCTGAAATGCCTGTTCTGAGAAACGAAAATATTTCCTGTCAAGTCAGAAAAATAAGTTCAGAAATGCATGCTTCAGTCTCAAGATCCCATATGTGTAATGTTCAAGGGGATAATTCTCCTGAAGCCAGCACAGAAACATTAGAGGAGTACCATGTATCAGCGAATATCTCCAGCAGAGAGGAGATTTCCCTTTCTGGTAAATATGATATGTGTGACGGAGGATCTAGCGGG AATTCAGGATTACAGGATAATCCATTGCTTGCTTGGGCAAACTCGGAATATTCACCTGACAAAGATTTGGAAATAAAGTCAGCAAAACTCTCAGGCGATCCTTCAGAGCTTGAATCACAATACAATATTAATGACACTTTAAAACCTTGTTCCCTCATGACTACatcttcatatttgcaatttaatATCAGTGATCTTAGAAGAAGAAGGCAACAGAGGCTCTCAAGATTATGTTCAAACAATTCATCAGATGATGGAAAAAGGATTGCAAG GTGTTATACCGCTGCAACACTTGCGAATTCTCAACCAGAAAATGATGAGGGAAAAGCATGCTCTTTAGCGGCAGCTATTGTTGAGTTGGAGAGATTTttcagaaaagaagattttggacGTATGGAG GTTGTTGGGCAGTTCAATCTTGGATTTATTATTGGAAAGTTAGATGATGACTTATTTATTGTAGATCag CATGCTGCAGATGAAAAATGTAATTTCGAGCAACTCTCACAATCAACCACCTTGAACCTACAGCCCCTACTTCA GCCAATGAGGTTGGAATTATCACCAGAAGAGGAAGTAGTAGCTTCTATGCACATGGAAGTAATCAG GGGAAATGGTTTTGTGTTGATGGAGGATGCTCATGCCCCACCTGGCCATCGATTTCTACTGAAGGCTGTGCCATTCAGTAAAAACATAACATTTGGAGCTGAAG ACGTGAAGGATCTTATTTGTACCCTTGCTGATAGTCAAGAAGATTGCTCGATAATTGGCAGTTACAAAATGGACACTTCTGATTCTATATGTCCATCAAGAGTCCGTGCTATGTTGGCTTCACGGGCTTGCCGGACATCTGTTATGATTGGTGATCCACTGACAAGAAAAGAGATGCAGCGG ATACTTCATAATTTGGCGGACCTCAAGTCCCCCTGGAATTGTCCACATGGTAGGCCAACCATGCGTCACCTTGCAGACTTGATCAGTATTCACAATGCAAG
- the LOC105039840 gene encoding DNA mismatch repair protein PMS1 isoform X1 — translation MRSVFDLHLSMQSEMGGEGDSPVIKAINKAVVHRISSGQVILDLSSAVKELVENSLDAGATSIEISLKEYGEEHFKVIDNGCGISPSNFQALALKHHTSKIADFSDLHTLTTFGFRGEALSSLCALGKLTVETRTKNEFVGTHLTFDHSGLVTNERKTARQVGTTVTVEKLFSTLPVRSKEFSRNIRREYGKLVSLLNAYAIIARGIRLLCTNSTSRSSKTVVLKTQGSSSIKDNIITVFGLNTFQCLEPLSLCISEGCTIEGFLSKPGCGSGRNLGDRQYFYVNGRPVDMPKVSKLVNELYRLSNAKQYPIAILNFIIPTTSYDVNVTPDKRKMFFSDEDSLLRSLRAAIEKIYSPHQCSYSTNKIKEPEKEADIIDSYVFHNDEEPLATPESSKGGGLVEIASCEELVVDDYTQKTPLVQSQDFHEKLGTVQGGRNSQPKEFTLNACEINKSDSLSAYQYKQSSSSAKSTAKIDGKSANHPRIMKSDKISHSNLVQSSLTSFVALSKRKHENRCSVLSEMPVLRNENISCQVRKISSEMHASVSRSHMCNVQGDNSPEASTETLEEYHVSANISSREEISLSGKYDMCDGGSSGNSGLQDNPLLAWANSEYSPDKDLEIKSAKLSGDPSELESQYNINDTLKPCSLMTTSSYLQFNISDLRRRRQQRLSRLCSNNSSDDGKRIARCYTAATLANSQPENDEGKACSLAAAIVELERFFRKEDFGRMEVVGQFNLGFIIGKLDDDLFIVDQHAADEKCNFEQLSQSTTLNLQPLLQPMRLELSPEEEVVASMHMEVIRGNGFVLMEDAHAPPGHRFLLKAVPFSKNITFGAEDVKDLICTLADSQEDCSIIGSYKMDTSDSICPSRVRAMLASRACRTSVMIGDPLTRKEMQRILHNLADLKSPWNCPHGRPTMRHLADLISIHNARMNRGPNMRIPLPRE, via the exons ATGCGTTCGGTTTTTGATCTCCAT TTGAGCATGCAAAGTGAGATGGGAGGAGAAGGTGATTCTCCAGTTATTAAGGCCATCAATAAGGCAGTGGTTCACAGGATTTCTTCGGGTCAAGTGATTTTGGATCTTTCATCTGCGGTCAAGGAGTTGGTGGAGAACAGTTTGGATGCCGGTGCGACCAGCATTGAGATAAGTCTCAAGGAATACGGTGAAGAACATTTCAAAGTTATAGATAATGGCTGCGGCATCTCACCCAGTAATTTTCAG GCCCTTGCTCTTAAGCATCATACATCCAAAATAGCAGATTTTTCTGATCTTCACACTTTGACAACATTTGGCTTCAGAGGAGAGGCACTAAGTTCCCTTTGTGCATTGGGGAAGTTGACTGTGGAAACAAGAACAAAAAATGAGTTTGTTGGCACACATTTGACATTTGATCATTCAGGTTTAGTAACAAATGAAAGGAAAACTGCACGCCAAGTTGGCACCACTGTGACTGTTGAGAAATTATTCTCCACTTTGCCTGTGCGAAGTAAGGAATTTAGTCGCAACATTCGGCGAGAATATGGAAAGCTTGTTTCTTTACTAAAT GCGTATGCTATAATTGCAAGAGGAATCCGATTACTTTGCACGAACTCAACTAGCAGAAGTTCAAAAACTGTGGTGCTTAAAACTCAAGGAAGCAGTTCAATAAAAGATAATATCATAACTGTCTTTGGTTTAAACACCTTCCAGTGCTTAGAGCCTTTGAGTTTATGCATATCTGAAGGCTGCACCATCGAGGGCTTTCTTTCCAAGCCAGGATGTGGCAGTGGTCGTAATTTGGGAGACAGGCAGTATTTTTATGTAAATGGGAGACCTGTTGATATGCCAAAGGTCAGCAAACTTGTAAATGAATTATATAGACTCTCAAATGCCAAGCAATATCCCATTGCAATCTTGAATTTTATTATACCAACTACGTCTTATGATGTTAATGTAACTCCTGATAAGAGGAAAATGTTTTTTTCTGATGAGGACTCCCTTTTACGTTCTTTACGAGCAGCTATAGAAAAGATATATTCTCCTCATCAGTGCAGTTATTCTACCAACAAGATTAAGGAGCCTGAGAAAGAGGCAGATATCATTGACTCATATGTTTTTCATAATGATGAGGAGCCCTTGGCAACACCTGAATCTTCTAAAGGTGGTGGGCTTGTGGAAATCGCGTCTTGTGAGGAATTGGTTGTGGATGATTATACACAAAAGACACCGCTAGTGCAGAGTCAGGACTTCCATGAGAAATTGGGAACTGTTCAAGGTGGCAGAAACTCTCAACCAAAGGAATTTACTCTTAATGCCTGTGAGATCAACAAATCTGATAGTCTTTCTGCCTACCAGTATAAGCAGTCTAGTAGCTCTGCCAAATCAACTGCAAAAATTGATGGAAAGAGTGCAAATCACCCAAGAATAATGAAGAGCGACAAAATTTCTCATTCAAATCTTGTACAATCTTCTCTTACAAGCTTTGTGGCTCTAAGTAAGAGGAAGCATGAAAATAGATGCAGTGTGTTGTCTGAAATGCCTGTTCTGAGAAACGAAAATATTTCCTGTCAAGTCAGAAAAATAAGTTCAGAAATGCATGCTTCAGTCTCAAGATCCCATATGTGTAATGTTCAAGGGGATAATTCTCCTGAAGCCAGCACAGAAACATTAGAGGAGTACCATGTATCAGCGAATATCTCCAGCAGAGAGGAGATTTCCCTTTCTGGTAAATATGATATGTGTGACGGAGGATCTAGCGGG AATTCAGGATTACAGGATAATCCATTGCTTGCTTGGGCAAACTCGGAATATTCACCTGACAAAGATTTGGAAATAAAGTCAGCAAAACTCTCAGGCGATCCTTCAGAGCTTGAATCACAATACAATATTAATGACACTTTAAAACCTTGTTCCCTCATGACTACatcttcatatttgcaatttaatATCAGTGATCTTAGAAGAAGAAGGCAACAGAGGCTCTCAAGATTATGTTCAAACAATTCATCAGATGATGGAAAAAGGATTGCAAG GTGTTATACCGCTGCAACACTTGCGAATTCTCAACCAGAAAATGATGAGGGAAAAGCATGCTCTTTAGCGGCAGCTATTGTTGAGTTGGAGAGATTTttcagaaaagaagattttggacGTATGGAG GTTGTTGGGCAGTTCAATCTTGGATTTATTATTGGAAAGTTAGATGATGACTTATTTATTGTAGATCag CATGCTGCAGATGAAAAATGTAATTTCGAGCAACTCTCACAATCAACCACCTTGAACCTACAGCCCCTACTTCA GCCAATGAGGTTGGAATTATCACCAGAAGAGGAAGTAGTAGCTTCTATGCACATGGAAGTAATCAG GGGAAATGGTTTTGTGTTGATGGAGGATGCTCATGCCCCACCTGGCCATCGATTTCTACTGAAGGCTGTGCCATTCAGTAAAAACATAACATTTGGAGCTGAAG ACGTGAAGGATCTTATTTGTACCCTTGCTGATAGTCAAGAAGATTGCTCGATAATTGGCAGTTACAAAATGGACACTTCTGATTCTATATGTCCATCAAGAGTCCGTGCTATGTTGGCTTCACGGGCTTGCCGGACATCTGTTATGATTGGTGATCCACTGACAAGAAAAGAGATGCAGCGG ATACTTCATAATTTGGCGGACCTCAAGTCCCCCTGGAATTGTCCACATGGTAGGCCAACCATGCGTCACCTTGCAGACTTGATCAGTATTCACAATGCAAG GATGAACAGAGGACCTAATATGAGAATC